The DNA region TCAAATGCGAAGCTGGTAGACTTTTGGCCCTACCTATACGAATATCAAAAGCGCACTTGAACGTGAAGTGGCTGATCGGCACTCTAACCGTTCTAGTGGACGCgcatgtaaaatttttatacatacatacgtacgtacgtacatgtacGTTTTATGTGCGCTAATTTGGCATGAACGAATTAGGCATTAGGTTTATGCCTGCAGGCATggatgtacatttatatgtaactATGCCACGCTTAGCAAAATAATGGCAGCGGCGAACGGGATAAAAAGCCTTTGCGAATTGTGGCACTTCGTATGAAGGGTAACTCATTTTATGCAGTTCTTCGAAAGGgtaaataagcaaaaaaaggggggttcctttttaaaaggaaaaaaaaggagaaaaatatgaaaaaaagaaaatgaaaaaacgaaaatgagaGAGTGCCAAATGAGAGAGCGCCAAATGAGAGAGTGCCAAATGAGAGAGTGCCAAATGAGAGAGTGCCAAATGAGAGAGTGCCAAATGAGAGAGCGCCAAAATGAACTCAGCTGCCACAACTGAACCGAATCATTTGTACACTTCCGAGCGACAACTATTTTGCGCTTCAACTTTTCTACGCCGACGCGGTGTTCATAAGTATACGACACTTGTGGTGTACGtcgaaaagggcaaaaaaaacaattcacCATTCGGTGCTGCACGAGTCGAGTGAGAAAAATACTCCCAAGTGCAGTCTCCACATTTCGGGGTTATCTTTCTTgttgaataaattttttgcatacgTTTATGCTCATGAAATTGCAATTGCGATTGTAGGTTAGTTTGGAGGAAATATTAACAgggctgaaaaaaaaaaaaataaaataaaaaaataagtcaATTCTGCAATTCCGCGCAGTCAAATGCTATTCTTCGCAATCGTCAATAATTCTTGCTGCACTTTTTGGTATTCCTTTGTTTGCACTGTTCGCTAACGTCCATAGGGGAAAGGTTGAATCAAAAAGTTTATCCCTCGGACAGATACCTTTTTGAGTgcccttttttcttatcgCCCAAATGTGCAAGGTAATAAAAGATTGGCGGGAATAAATAgtgaatataaaattaggACACCATAAAAGTGTGCACTTGTTTGCGGATGAGTCGGAAGAAGTTAAACGGAGGAAGtcgaaagggaagaagttgCGTTTAACTTCCTCCGTTTaacttcttccacttcgccTCCTTCCGTTTTTGCGTTTGCCCTTTTGGACAAAGCCCTTTGACCGattttttaccccccatTTGCGCCATAAATGGCCATGGGCAACCGTTACAGAGTATAACCTCTTCATGCTCCCACGACGTAGTGTCATTCTACCAAACGAGCAAAAAATGCGTAGTTAAAAGAACACTAGCGAATGGTTGAGCAGCATTTTTGTTACTCCCCCCACGGTTTTGGACCACGTGAATTTTATATGATCTAGTTTGCCGTTTGCTACATATAACCTACGAGCTGTCCATTCCTCTAAGAGAGAAACGTTAGCGTTAAGATGCAGCTGCATTGATGTGCCCTTCTATTTGTAAGGTATTCCCTTAAGAGGTATGTTTTTAAAGGGGAGACATTTTTGAAGAGGGTTCTTTCCTCAATTTAAAcgtcttttatttttctaattagTATGAAATGTGTATATGCGTGCATACCTTACGGGTTGATATGAAGACGTTATGGTAGACTTAGGGGGGCACTGTATAGCCTAGGAAAACACACTCCAACGCATAGGAAGAAATATTTCCTAACCCTATATATGGAAGTAACCTACTTGCAACCATTTTAGATAAATCCATCATGCGACAGTCCCCCCACGGTAGTGACAACCGGTGTGGTGGGGTTCAAAATAATGGGGACATTTTTGATGGTcttattttgcaatttttcgcTTTGAAATTATCaccctattttttattttcacgaTTGTTATAGTgcataagttttttttttttttttacatatacgATACGACATTATATACTGCAATGCATTTTTTCGGAAAAAACTGGAGGAAAACGAGCAATTATTCCTTACgaaaatgtatacaatatgaatatattatatgtgtTTTTATTCTCTTCTTAAAGTTACGCTTTTGGAcgtttgggaaaaaataaaatgtaaaggaaaggaaaccaaattattttttttccccctcaaaGGAAATAAGTAATAATGgacatgaaaaattatatatgctatttttatgtaaaaaaatttttcgccaaaaaaaaaaataaatatgtaccatttttgtgttttcttgtcctttccaatttttgggggaaaaaatgaagtgatcGCAGTAAGCATAACATAATAGTAGAAGCATTATTCTTCATTCATAGTataccaatttttttgctagtAAAGTTTTGCAAATGGGAAGATTTCGGCGAAAgcgttatttttatatgtaataattcaTGTGATGCgctaaattatatattatatgcgGTCATGCGGCATGCACgcatttttgagaaaaaataaaagaatgcatgcagaaaaaaaaaatatgtgcacaAATATTACCAGCAAAGTTAGCATGCATTGTTTAAGGCGAAATTAGTTTCATTTATGATAGGTAATGCTGTCTTTGTTTGGATggtttttttgcttattgaGGAAAGTTCATTTCCACAGAGTAAAAAATGCAAGTGGGGAAGTTAACGAAAGGCAGCACAAGGAAATGCCCAACTGCAATGCGAactgcagaaaaaaaattaggccGGAAAAGGGAAGTAATGATGGGAcctatatgcatgtataatatatattatatattatataatatatatatgtatggaTGTGCCACCCCGCGGGGCTGCGGCATTTCCGCGTATGCGGTTATCAAATTTtgtttccaaaaaatgaGCGTTTAAGCATTCTTTTCCACGCTCATTTTAACccatttttaggaaaaatcATAATATAGGAAGAACATGGTGTTTACGGAATGAAAGTGTCAGAAAAGTGCCAAGAATAAATAATCGGGGGTGCTGTTCTGTTCTTCATGCATATTTTAATGcattcaaataaaattagaaaaattatgtttgACACGAGAGCTATAAAACAGTTgaggaaaaatgggaaaaaaagaaatttttaaatttgaataATTAACAAACCCTGCAGAATatatcctttattttttttaaagaaaaatggtgattttttccatataaaaaaaaattggtttAATGAATTTAAACATGcgaatgtatatatgtagatatgtatatatgtagatacgtatatatgtagatacgtatatatgtagatacgtatatatgtatgcatatatttatatatgctttCCTCATTGCGAGCAAATTTGAGGCGTCTATTGCCTGTTTTTTGGTTTCagaaaaattgcattttaTTGAGGAAGACAACATAACCATAAAAAGCATTTCTTccgcttttctttttgtgtctatattagaaaaattagCCTTATTCAAATAGAGataatctttttttaaaacctaaaaatgatttatttttgtatttttgtttacataatttctttttaattgtaccgtaaaatttattttaatttaatccttttttttatttttttttattatgcacaaaaataatattaatttatgcaGATAGATACAGATAATtaggaaataaatttaaataaagcCTATGTTAAATgcaaaacgagaaaaaaacaacttcTCATATCGCTACATTTTAACCAAAAATTTCCTGTTATTTTCTGTTATTTTCTGCTATTTTCTGTTATTTTCTGCTATTTTCTGTTATTTTCTGCTATTTTCTGTTATTTTCTGCTATTTTCTGTTATTTTCTGCTATTTTCTGTTATTTTCTGCTATTTTCTGTTATTTTCTGTTATTTTCTGCTATATTTTCTGCTATTTTCTGCTATTTTCTGCTATTTTCTGCTATTTTctgctatttttatttaatttttattttttttttcccggtTTACCTAATTAATTGAAAATTGGGAGTATAactattaattttttttttataataaaaattttaacgtaaattataataataaaaaaaaaaagtagcaattaatatatatatttttattgtttgtttattaaaaGATTAGagattttttcaaatatttttaatctttttaaaaagtaagtttatatatatttgttataatttagatttatattttacgaaaattgtatttttacgttttaaTGAACAATTTTTGAGAATTATACTATTTTGTagcaacaaaataaatagtaCTACCTCAAAAACAtgcttaaataaatatatgtaatttgtttatatatatgcatttgcctcatcatttttaattccttttcctttgtaGAAGCTGTAATTTCCATATAAGAAgagcatttatttttttttttacatattacgAAGAATATTGtatttagaaaaaagaaacagtcGGACTGAtagattctttttttttttttttttttttttatatataacatccATAAAAAAACATGGTACATTCAAAAAGAACCGGCTCTACCTTACAAAGAGCTGTTCAAGCCAAAACTGGCAAGGGCCAAAGTGGTAAAGCAAGTTCAGTAGATAGCAAAGAAAGTAAAACCAATGGAAAAAAGACTCAAggatcctttttttccaagagAGTAGCTATCCTCTTTGTTGTTTCTGCCTATATCTTTTTAAAGGTAAGTCCCCGAAACAGATGCATGATAAGTATAGATGTAGAGGCTTGAAGCTGCGCGCCCTACGCGTGCTACTTCAGCTGCGCATAAGGAcatgcatgcatatatacatatgcacatattaTGTGCGCTACTTGTACGCTACTGCACCCTCTTTTGACCTTGGTCGAATGAGTCATCTCGGTTACGTGTCATGTGGCCATAACCCTCTGGGGTGCCTGTGCGTGCTTGCCATACATATCGTATACACAGtgtatatgtaatattacATGCACAtttcttaccttttttttttttccttttttctcattccttctattattaatttgcttccccccttgtAGCATAAGGATGACTTCGAAAGACAAAATGCTGCAGCCAAATTACAAGTAAGTAACAAAGTTGTCAGAAATTTAGCCactgaaaaagaaggagcTCAATCAGAAGATGAGCTTGAATTGGAAGATATGGAATTGACAgaaggaggtgaagagggagaagaaaccTATGAAGaggctgaagaagaagcaaatgcCGACGAAGAGTTGGAAGTAGAACttgaaggaggggaagaagaagtcgTTGAGggtgaaggtgaagaagaagctgttgagggtgaaggagaaggtgaagaagaagctgttgagggtgaaggagaaggtgaagaagaagctgttgaaggtgaagaagctgttgaaggtgaagaagctgttgaaggtgaagaagctgttgaaggtgaagaagctgttgaaggtgaagaagctgctgagggagaagaagctgctgagggagaagaagctgctgagggtgaagaagctgctgagggagaagaagctgctgagggagaagaagccgccgaaggagaagaagctgctgagggagaagaagccgccgaaggagaagaagctgctgagggagaagaagccgccgaaggagaagaagctgctgagggagaagaagccgccgaaggagaagaagctgctgagggagaagaagccgcCGAAGGAGAAGCCGCTGAGGGAGAAGCCgctgagggagaagaagccgcCGAAGGAAAAGCCgctgagggagaagaagccgctgaaggagaagccgCCGAAGAAGAAGCCGCTGCTGAATCAGGCGGACTACTCAGAGGTAAGACCCCAACAAAACCAGTGATCGAGGACGGTGAGAATGTAACATTGACAGTAGATGATGGTGAAGAATTGTACACAGATGTAAATTCTGGTGAATATTTTGGTGATGCAACCGTCGAATATGAAAAACTGTTGGATGACGTACCAGCAGAAAGTGCAgacgagctagccaaaaaccCATACATCAGATCCTTCTTGGAGAAAGCTCTCAAACAAGCCTCAAGAACAGATCTATATGAATATGAATATGACTACAATGTAGATTTAAGTGTAGACCAAAGTCAAGAATCAAAGGATGATGATGTAGAAGTAGATGATAATGGAAGAAGACTACCCAGAAAAGCTGCCCCACCTGTGGATAAAGCTAAACAGGACGTCATGAAAGACATAGTAAATTATCTATCCAAAAATATGCTTGCATTTgtaaggcaaaaaagaaatgtttccggaaaagagggagaagctcCAACCGGACCAAGTGGCGCACAAGGTGGAGACAGTTCCCAATATGCCTCTAAATTTACCTTCACTGATCATTCAGtagatttttcaaaatataacaaattgGATAAAGAAAAGTTTGCTGCAAAGGACGATTTAAAATCTCGTTTAAAGAATGAGGTTGTTGCTTCTATGCTAGACACTGAAGGTGATATTTTAACCGAAGAATTTGGTTACTTGTTAAGAAACTATTTCGACAAAGTTAAattggaagaaaagaaaagccaAGAAGCTGAATCAGCTAAACCAGCTGaacaagaggaagaagctgaagaagctcccgagcaaaaagaagaagcgacCGCCGAAAAAGCCACTGAAGAAACCACCGAGGCAGCCACTGAAGAAACCACCGAGGCAGCCACTGAAGAAACCACCGAGGCAGCCACTGAAGAAACCACCGAGGCAGCCACTGAAGAAACTACCGAAGCAGCAACTGAAGAAACCACCGAGGCAGCCACTGAAGAAACTACCGAAGCAGCAACTGAAGAAACTACCGAAGCAGCAACTGAAGAAGCTACCGAGGGAGCCACCGAAGAAGGTGCTGAAGAAACCACTGAAGAAGCCACCGAAGAGGGAGCTGAAGAAGCCACCGAAGAGGGAGCTGAAGAAGCCACCGAAGAAGGTGCTGAAGAGACCACTGAAGAAGCCACCGAAGAGGGCGCTGAAGAGACCACTGAAGAAACCACCGAAgaaggagctgaagaagaagccacCGAAGAAGGTGCTGAAGAGACCACTGAAGAGGGAGCTGAAGAAGCCGCTGAAGAGGGAGCTGAAGAAGGTGCTGAAGCAGCCACCGAAGAAGCCACTGAAGAAGCCACTGAAGAAGCCACCGAAGAAGCCACCGAAGAAGCCACCGAAGAAGCCACCGAAGAAGCTACTGCAGAAGTTGCTGAAGCAGCCACCCCGGAAAAGGTCACCGAAGAAGCTACCGAAGAAGCCACCGAAGAAGGAGATAACGAACCAGCTGAACAAGCAGCggagaaagaagaagatgtCAAAGGTGGTCTCATGGATAATGAAACTTATTACAACACATTGCAAGAATTATATGAAGAGATAGAAAATGATgataagaaagaaaaggaaaaaatacaaaaagcTAAGGAGCAAGAAGAGCTtgagaaaaaattgttcaaggaaagtaaaaaaggaaagaaaaaggagaagaagagaagaaagaaattatgtaaaatggcaaaaatcGTCGAAAAATATGCAGAAGAAATACCAAAAGATAGCGAAAGATCATTAAGATATGACAAAGAAGAACATATAGATGATCCAGATGAAATGGACGATTTATTATTTGGAGAATTTAAAACATTGGAAAAATACGGAACCCACAAAACTAGTACTTTCTACTACGAAATGACTTGTTTTGATGAAAGATTGAGAGACTTTGAAATAAATAccaaattaaaagaaatggaagaagtacctgaaaaatgggaattaCTCTCTCTCTACTGGCAATCATACAGAAATGAAAGACATAAATATCTTGCTGTTAAAAAATACTTGCTAGAAAAATTTTTAGAATTAAAAACCAACCAATCTACTGAAGCTCTCCCAAAATATAACAAGAAATGGAAACAATGCGAAGAGATAGTTGATAATAACTTTACCAAACAACACGAACATGTTAATGATGTATTTTATACCTTCGttgcaaaagaaaatttgAGCAGAGATGAATTCAAAGAAATCTTAAATGACGTTAGAGCTTCATGGAAAAAAGTCACCCTTAAGACAAGGGACGAATGTGTAGCCCTCTTTGAAGAACCAATTGTAGAATTAGAAGTCAAAACCCCAACCCAACCTCCTAAAGGTTTGAAATACtggaaaaaattcaaatttaaAGGTTTCTTCGTTTAAGCAAATATAAAGAGAtgtaatatatgttaaaGCGGAGGgaaaagttaatttttaccGTTTCGAAATATTTCTAATCATTTAagaattgagaaaaaaaaagttgcctTAGGATGACGTGATGTTATGtgatgcatatatatgtacatacatacataatacCTTCAAAGGTGATACAGTAAAATGCAGCGACAAATTTAATTATGTTAATGATGCTTGTAGTCGAAGGGTATtccatgtatatatgcatgcatCGTGCATTGCGTAAGTACAGATGTGTAATATAGTGTATATGTTATGTAAAtacttttctccttttggcaaaagtggaaagaaaatgataaaaaaaaaaaatgtaagtgGAAAATTGgatcaaaaaagaaaaaaatgaaccccaAATCCCCTCCCATATTcaagaaatttatttgtcGTATAATTATGGACATatctcttttaaaatttttcatttatataagtTATTGcgcattataaaaatatgaatttgtaatttttttttcttaatgtTTCAAATGATACAGCGATTTTGTGTATGTATTATTTGCTGATTtgtttctttatttatttccttaTTGATCagtttatttcttctttttttttcccccccctcatttttaattgtgtCAATATTAAGCTGTGTTTGTACAATATCAAGTAAACGTAGTCATTTGAAacattacttttttttttttttttccctaacAACTGATATGAAAAAgtttaataaaaagaggtttttgtgtaaaacaaaaaggtttttacacatttgtcGCGAGGCGCTTCGAAGCGCTGCGttgaaaggaaggaaaacggGAAAAGCAGCCACgaatgaaagaaaatgagaaaaagggAGCGCCACTAATACCGTGCCCCAGTCCCAGTGGGTTGGTGTGGAACCCTTTCAGGTTTATTTTTAGGGCAATCTTTACGATCAGCATAATCCTTTTTGTTAGAAGCGCAAGAGGGAAAATGGGTTAATGATCCGGTGGGCCCACCGAgttagggaaaaaaaaaaaagaaagaaaaagaaaaataaaaaaaaaaaataatcaaaaaaaataataatcaaaataataaaaaaaaataataatcacaataaaaaaaaaaataataatcacaataaaaaaaaaaataataatcacaataaaaaaaaaaataataatcacaataaaaaaaaaaataataataataataaaaattaaaaaaatttacatagaATCCATTATGTAGAAAAATGTCACACCTTTTTGCGTAATATGTGCAAATCGGCGCCGGTTCCCAGGAGGGCCCATTTTCACTACGCTCCTGCGCAGGGACGTTTAATGTCGCTCCTGTGGAAATGAGAGCATCGGTTCTTTTGCCGCAACACGTAATGTTCCCCCTCTCTGCAATCAAAGTCGAAGATAACGACACGTTGTGCACTGGTCATCAAAAAAGCTATCAAACTGTGCACGAAAAATGTACGTATAGGGAAATAGGAACGTATTATTGCCCCAAAAAGTTTTGGGGCAAACTGAGCATGTTTGCCAGCCTCATCCAGGGTGAATATTCGTTAAGGggttttatcatttttcaaagGTAAGCCTAATTGTAAAActgtatcatttttttaaaatagtctaatttgaaaaatgcattATAAATTGTACGCACAGATGGCacaatgtatatatgtgggGGATCACCCATGGGCAATGAAGATATGCTGAACATGGTCCCCTTTACCATTCGAATTTTGCTTCTCAAGATTTTTTGCGACGacttttgatttttttattccatcTTGCCTGGActtgatttaaaaaaacgtgaAAATCTGTTTTGGTCCAGTTGAGCCAAGTCTCTATAATCTTTTCTTTATCCCTCAGAGGAAAATCAGGCATATTCAATTTGGAGCCAATAATGTTATGTACATTTTCTACATATACGGCCCAAACGGTATTCCATATGTTGGAACTCCACTTGGCGTCCATATTTTTGGTATTCTCTTTATACatgttttccatttctttaaTGGATTCTTTCCACATTCGAGAGGTTTTTATGCACAAAAGGGTTAGCTCCTCCGCgctttgcgcatttttttctttatctgttttttttcccccttcagtttttttttccctatcgGTCTTCTTTTCCCTATCGGTCTTCTTTTCCCTATCAgtcttcttttccttatCAGTCTTCTTTTCCCTATCAGTCTTCTTTTCCTTGtctgcctttttcccccctccttttACCCGTTTGCTGCTCGCCTCACTGGACGATTCCCCTTTTACAGTTATAGTAAATGGttccttccattttattATGTCATCTTTTATCGC from Plasmodium vivax chromosome 4, whole genome shotgun sequence includes:
- a CDS encoding hypothetical protein, conserved (encoded by transcript PVX_003555A), producing the protein MHDKYRCRGLKLRALRHKDDFERQNAAAKLQVSNKVVRNLATEKEGAQSEDELELEDMELTEGGEEGEETYEEAEEEANADEELEVELEGGEEEVVEGEGEEEAVEGEGEGEEEAVEGEGEGEEEAVEGEEAVEGEEAVEGEEAVEGEEAVEGEEAAEGEEAAEGEEAAEGEEAAEGEEAAEGEEAAEGEEAAEGEEAAEGEEAAEGEEAAEGEEAAEGEEAAEGEEAAEGEEAAEGEAAEGEAAEGEEAAEGKAAEGEEAAEGEAAEEEAAAESGGLLRGKTPTKPVIEDGENVTLTVDDGEELYTDVNSGEYFGDATVEYEKLLDDVPAESADELAKNPYIRSFLEKALKQASRTDLYEYEYDYNVDLSVDQSQESKDDDVEVDDNGRRLPRKAAPPVDKAKQDVMKDIVNYLSKNMLAFVRQKRNVSGKEGEAPTGPSGAQGGDSSQYASKFTFTDHSVDFSKYNKLDKEKFAAKDDLKSRLKNEVVASMLDTEGDILTEEFGYLLRNYFDKVKLEEKKSQEAESAKPAEQEEEAEEAPEQKEEATAEKATEETTEAATEETTEAATEETTEAATEETTEAATEETTEAATEETTEAATEETTEAATEETTEAATEEATEGATEEGAEETTEEATEEGAEEATEEGAEEATEEGAEETTEEATEEGAEETTEETTEEGAEEEATEEGAEETTEEGAEEAAEEGAEEGAEAATEEATEEATEEATEEATEEATEEATEEATAEVAEAATPEKVTEEATEEATEEGDNEPAEQAAEKEEDVKGGLMDNETYYNTLQELYEEIENDDKKEKEKIQKAKEQEELEKKLFKESKKGKKKEKKRRKKLCKMAKIVEKYAEEIPKDSERSLRYDKEEHIDDPDEMDDLLFGEFKTLEKYGTHKTSTFYYEMTCFDERLRDFEINTKLKEMEEVPEKWELLSLYWQSYRNERHKYLAVKKYLLEKFLELKTNQSTEALPKYNKKWKQCEEIVDNNFTKQHEHVNDVFYTFVAKENLSRDEFKEILNDVRASWKKVTLKTRDECVALFEEPIVELEVKTPTQPPKGLKYWKKFKFKGFFV
- a CDS encoding hypothetical protein, conserved (encoded by transcript PVX_003550A), which encodes MFQFFRKAKKKGINVEPFTITVKGESSSEASSKRVKGGGKKADKEKKTDREKKTDKEKKTDREKKTDREKKTDREKKTEGGKKTDKEKNAQSAEELTLLCIKTSRMWKESIKEMENMYKENTKNMDAKWSSNIWNTVWAVYVENVHNIIGSKLNMPDFPLRDKEKIIETWLNWTKTDFHVFLNQVQARWNKKIKSRRKKS